A window of the Brassica napus cultivar Da-Ae chromosome A2, Da-Ae, whole genome shotgun sequence genome harbors these coding sequences:
- the LOC106396557 gene encoding uncharacterized protein LOC106396557, with protein sequence MRRNDPTNAKSEALMVQFENMLAKYQDQHLYDYQIAKTIMTNPTRADEDDVLNSVFVDTVGYGTVCTSSIMVKDFIVKLNMWRLSFCERYREENGNWSEHHENFCIANDYIPTWQRKMLEEEKKMKEAAEASTKAAEYVASAST encoded by the exons ATGCGTCGCAATGATCCCACCAATGCTAAG TCTGAAGCTCTCATGGTTCAGTTTGAAAACATGCTGGCAAAGTATCAAGACCAACATCTATATGACTATCAGATTGCTAAGACAATAATGACCAATCCAACAAGAGCTGATGAGGATGACGTGCTGAACTCGGTTTTTGTCGACACTGTG gGATATGGAACAGTTTGCACTTCTTCCATCATGGTGAAGGACTTTATAGTGAAATTGAATATGTGGCGTTTGAGTTTTTGTGAAAGGTACAGGGAGGAAAATGGGAATTGGTCAGAGCATCATGAAAATTTCTGTATCGCTAATGACTACATACCCACTTGGCAGAG GAAAATGTTGgaggaggagaaaaaaatgaaggaaGCAGCCGAAGCATCAACAAAGGCAGCTGAGTATGTAGCATCAGCATCTACATAA
- the LOC106396556 gene encoding uncharacterized protein LOC106396556: MAINPMPPSRNSAFSSELAGLEPNGEKVNTYSVMTHLRDLLAILKPYEIDVFKKNGFEKLFELAEKPIWSSRFGFFLLRRQIEVSNKTEIWVLFGGKPVRLSLREFKLVTALKCGKVDNLNTKDSTPYYYTMFGRHENMTVKKGTNASHLQAALDLAASFASLQVH; the protein is encoded by the exons ATGGCGATAAACCCTATGCCACCGTCAAGAAATTCGGCATTTTCCAGTGAATT AGCGGGGCTGGAACCAAACGGAGAGAAGGTTAATACTTACTCTGTTATGACGCATCTAAGAGATCTTTTAGCCATACTAAAACCATATGAGATTGATGTCTTCAAGAAGAACGGATTCGAGAAGCTGTTTGAATTGGCCGAGAAACCCATATGGTCATCGagatttgggttttttttgCTTAGAAGGCAAATAGAAGTTTCAAATAAAACTGAGATTTGGGTTCTGTTTGGGGGAAAACCAGTAAGATTGTCTCTGCGTGAATTCAAGCTCGTCACTGCTTTGAAGTGTGGAAAGGTAGACAATTTGAATACAAAGGACTCTACACCATACTACTACACAATGTTCGGCAGACATGAGAATATGACCGTTAAGAAG GGAACGAATGCTTCTCACTTACAAGCGGCGTTGGATCTGGCTGCTTCCTTTGCATCACTCCAAGTTCACTAA
- the LOC106395497 gene encoding uncharacterized protein LOC106395497 encodes MHGFYHLQPRDGAPLVEEPSRGTRGNYPFGDNWTSRYVFMKIQEPFHYPTFWRTVDVSRPVSFLGEAVAKKMLAIPRRFRGVHFLMSKKVMRHRRLWGNIARLPVSGLYDKYQQVGTRRRRSFYTPPPRLTRATPPVARTRPLPSRTAIGDAPLMGVPQRLLTELFLLRNRVQDMAAQRDLLIWQVRASARWELIRSGWKEEQNAGIPKKNIIGICFLLKDQIITLEGALK; translated from the exons ATGCATGGGTTCTACCACCTTCAGCCTCGTGACGGCGCTCCCTTGGTTGAAGAGCCTTCGAGAGGCACCCGGGGTAATTACCCCTTTGGGGACAATTGGACCAGTCGGTACGTGTTTATGAAGATCCAGGAACCCTTCCATTATCCTACATTTTGGCGTACTGTTG ATGTCTCTCGTCCGGTATCCTTTCTTGGGGAAGCAGTAGCAAAAAAGATGTTAGCGATCCCTCGACGTTTCCGTGGAGTACATTTCCTGATGAGTAAGAAGGTCATGCGTCATCGTCGTCTTTGGG GGAATATTGCGAGACTCCCTGTTTCTGGCCTTTATGACAAATATCAGCAGGTTGGAACGCGAAGAAGACGCTCTTTCTATACTCCCCCACCTCGTTTGACTAGGGCAACACCGCCAGTTGCTAGGACTAGGCCGCTCCCCTCCAGGACCGCGATTGGAGATGCACCGCTAATGGGCGTTCCGCAGAGGCTTCTTACTGAGTTGTTTCTTCTTCGTAACCGGGTGCAAGACATGGCAGCTCAGCGTGACTTATTGATTTGGCAGGTGAGAGCTTCGGCCAGATGGGAGCTTATACGGAGTGGCTGGAAGGAAGAACAGAACGCTGGGATCCCGAAGAAGAATATCATCGGCATCTGCTTTCTTCTGAAGGATCAGATCATCACTTTGGAGGGTGCCCTCAAGTAG